One genomic window of Cannabis sativa cultivar Pink pepper isolate KNU-18-1 chromosome 2, ASM2916894v1, whole genome shotgun sequence includes the following:
- the LOC133034229 gene encoding uncharacterized protein At4g02000-like translates to MADLWKPGKGMYVNIIEQNRFLFQFFHEIDIQRVLTVSPWTYDRKQLILERLQRGDNPRTIALNKLDIWVQIHDRQSEFKTDRAIQQAGNYMGVFLESDLKNFQGVWREYLRVRVYLNVDVPLKRRMKFCKKGGEAFYANFKYEKLPTFCFICGIMGHSRCFYSKLYDIPLKEIEKPYSIAMRAPTRKQNFITPSPWLRSSTTEATSYSVDKNSAPTTFTPAPSSKVDLVGSRQLQNNTRGIHGKIVSSSQDSRNVGQRMVNANNDPTFIVIDNQSMFTSNVDMDLVELKRKRIENDSYKANNVAISKEVDHDDEPNNVLNEDSIGLSKNGSSVGLETQAHQTL, encoded by the coding sequence ATGGCGGATTTATGGAAACCAGGGAAGGGAATGTATGTCAATATCATTGAACAAAATAGATTTCTCTTTCAATTCTTTCATGAGATTGATATTCAAAGAGTTCTAACGGTAAGCCCATGGACGTATGATCGAAAGCAATTAATTCTTGAGCGATTACAAAGGGGTGATAATCCTAGGACAATTGCACTAAACAAACTTGATATATGGGTACAAATTCATGACCGCCAATCCGAATTTAAGACGGATAGAGCAATACAACAAGCAGGGAATTATATGGGCGTGTTTCTTGAATCGGATCTGAAAAATTTCCAAGGCGTTTGGCGTGAGTACTTACGAGTTAGAGTCTATCTAAATGTTGATGTTCCCCTCAAGAGGCGTATGAAATTTTGTAAGAAAGGTGGTGAGGCATTTTATGCAAACTTCAAGTATGAAAAACTTCCAaccttttgttttatttgtggTATAATGGGTCACTCAAGATGCTTTTATAGTAAGTTATACGACATTCCGTTGAAAGAAATAGAGAAGCCTTACAGTATAGCAATGCGAGCCCCAACGAGAAAACAAAACTTCATAACACCCTCTCCATGGCTGCGATCAAGCACAACCGAAGCAACATCATATTCCGTCGACAAGAATTCTGCTCCGACGACTTTTACTCCAGCACCATCAAGTAAGGTTGATTTGGTGGGATCTCGACAACTGCAAAATAATACCCGCGGCATTCATGGCAAGATTGTATCATCATCCCAAGATTCAAGGAATGTTGGTCAAAGGATGGTTAATGCCAACAATGATCCTACTTTTATTGTGATTGACAATCAATCCATGTTTACCTCTAACGTGGATATGGACTTGGTGGAGTTGAAAAGGAAAAGAATAGAAAATGACTCATACAAAGCTAATAATGTGGCTATATCTAAGGAAGTGGACCATGATGATGAGCCCAATAATGTTCTTAATGAAGATAGTATCGGTCTTTCAAAAAATGGGAGTTCGGTGGGCCTGGAAACCCAGGCCCACCAAACATTATGA
- the LOC115713225 gene encoding uncharacterized protein LOC115713225, translated as MSNSSSDETTSSETSSNPSTTPSPIHTIIGNPFAMNNNNEIQQRTLNDYLHPTQTSIPSCFIFPPNMPSLGVKPGIIQLLPTFHGIENENPYVHIREFEEVVDTFYDRATINDAARLKFFPFSLKDKAKSWLYSLRSRSIGTWEEMTKTFFVKYFPVHKTNSLKRQISTFSQKDNETFYQVWERFKDLLSQCPHHGYESWRIVSYFYEGLTSRERQFVEMMCNGEFLQKEPEEALEFLIELAEKSHTWTGPSAAESTNVNRPAGIYQLREEDSLKAQVEALKKQIEILTTKDGQKGRMVAQAQTRPLEPCFVCGENDHLAKDCLVYKEMKGVHEEQCNALGQYNKPFSHAYNPGWRNHPNFSWRDNSNQGQTSGGQWRNENQAQPPKAYHAPQYHAQQQGNSLENTIHAFIEEQTKINRQLKEDVQEIKSQFSKLNTSLAISEKGRLPSQPQFNAQGQHMAETSTSNDPIVKGVNAITTRSGKALEDPSIKTTTSNSKVAPDSAPINAQAKVPFPLCS; from the coding sequence ATGAGTAACTCTTCTTCTGACGAAACCACTTCTAGTGAAACTTCGTCCAATCCATCCACTACTCCTTCTCCCATTCACACGATAATCGGTAATCCTTTcgcaatgaataataataatgaaatacaaCAGAGAACACTTAATGATTACCTTCACCCCACCCAAACTTCCATACCATCATGCTTCATATTTCCACCTAATATGCCAAGTCTTGGTGTCAAACCCGGCATTATTCAACTTTTGCCAACTTTTCATGGAATAGAAAATGAAAATCCATACGTGCATATTAGGGAGTTTGAGGAAGTTGTTGACACTTTTTATGACCGAGCAACCATCAATGATGCTGCACGCTTAAAGTTTTTCCCCTTCTCCTTGAAGGATAAAGCTAAAAGTTGGTTGTATTCTTTGAGATCTAGGTCTATTGGAACATGGGAAGAAATGACCAAAAcattttttgttaaatattttccTGTCCATAAGACCAACAGTTTGAAAAGACAAATCTCAACATTTTCCCAAAAAGACAATGAAACGTTCTATCAAGTCTGGGAGAGATTTAAAGATCTCTTAAGTCAGTGTCCACACCACGGGTACGAGAGTTGGCGCATCGTCAGCTACTTCTATGAAGGCCTCACAAGTCGTGAGCGCCAGTTCGTAGAAATGATGTGCAACGGTGAGTTCCTTCAAAAGGAACCCGAAGAAGCTCTTGAGTTTCTCATTGAGCTTGCTGAAAAATCTCACACATGGACTGGTCCAAGTGCTGCTGAAAGCACCAACGTAAATCGACCAGCTGGGATTTACCAACTTCGGGAAGAGGATAGCTTAAAGGCCCAAGTCGAAGCTTTAAAAAAGCAAATTGAAATCCTTACGACTAAAGATGGCCAAAAAGGGCGCATGGTTGCCCAAGCACAAACTAGACCACTCGAACCTTGTTTCGTTTGTGGAGAAAATGACCATTTAGCTAAGGACTGCTTAGTTTACAAAGAAATGAAGGGGGTTCATGAGGAGCAATGCAATGCCTTAGGGCAATATAACAAGCCATTCTCCCATGCGTACAACCCTGGTTGGAGAAACCACCCGAATTTCAGTTGGAGAGATAATTCCAACCAAGGTCAAACGTCTGGAGGACAATGGAGAAATGAGAATCAAGCTCAACCTCCAAAGGCATATCATGCACCTCAATACCATGCTCAACAACAAGGAAACTCCCTTGAAAATACCATTCATGCATTCATTGAGGAACAAACCAAAATCAATCGCCAATTAAAGGAAGATGTCCAAGAAATAAAAagtcaattttcaaaattgaacaCATCCTTAGCTATTTCTGAGAAAGGCAGACTTCCTTCCCAACCTCAATTCAATGCACAAGGGCAACATATGGCTGAAACCTCCACCTCTAATGATCCCATCGTTAAAGGGGTTAACGCCATCACAACAAGAAGTGGTAAAGCTTTGGAAGATCCATCCATCAAAACCACTacttcaaattcaaaagttgcCCCTGACAGTGCACCGATAAATGCTCAAGCAAAAGTACCATTTCCCCTGTGCTCTTAG
- the LOC133034228 gene encoding uncharacterized protein LOC133034228, protein MGFASKWINLIMKCVTSVTYSVVHSSHILGPITPSRGIRQGDPLSTYLFIICAEGFSALIKSYEANRIIQGCRVPNGAPSITHMLFADDSYLFCQATSDAAESMNRLLRTFELASGQRFNATESSIFFSPNTENSVKEQINSTLGMSEATDGSFYLGLPNIFGRKKTVILGFLKNKIINRINSWDGEFLSHAGKEILLKTVIQSLPTYAMSVFLIPLGICQDIEKIMANFWWKTKSSNGQGIIWMT, encoded by the coding sequence ATGGGCTTTGCTAGCAAATGGATCAATCTCATAATGAAGTGTGTCACCTCAGTCACATATTCTGTGGTTCATAGCAGTCATATTTTGGGTCCTATTACTCCTTCTCGTGGGATTCGTCAGGGTGATCCACTATCAACATACTTATTTATCATCTGCGCAGAAGGCTTTTCAGCTTTAATCAAAAGTTATGAGGCTAACAGAATTATACAAGGCTGTCGTGTGCCCAACGGGGCCCCTTCTATTACGCATATGCTTTTTGCTGATGACAGTTATCTTTTCTGTCAAGCTACATCTGATGCTGCTGAGAGCATGAATAGACTTCTCCGTACTTTTGAGCTTGCTTCTGGACAACGTTTCAATGCTACCGAATCCTCCATTTTTTTCAGTCCCAATACTGAGAATTCGGTCAAAGAACAAATCAACTCAACTCTTGGAATGTCCGAAGCTACTGATGGCTCTTTCTATCTGGGGCTACCAAATATTTTTGGAAGGAAAAAAACGGTGATTCTTGGCTTTCTTAAGAACAAGATTATTAACCGAATAAACAGTTGGGATGGTGAATTCCTTTCTCATGCTGGGAAAGAAATCTTGCTTAAAACTGTCATCCAATCCCTCCCAACTTATGCTATGAGTGTATTCCTTATTCCGTTGGGTATTTGCCAAGACATTGAGAAAATTATGGCAAACTTTTGGTGGAAAACAAAAAGTTCCAATGGTCAAGGAATCATTTGGATGACTTAG